A window from Canis lupus familiaris isolate Mischka breed German Shepherd chromosome 18, alternate assembly UU_Cfam_GSD_1.0, whole genome shotgun sequence encodes these proteins:
- the LOC483462 gene encoding glycine N-phenylacetyltransferase-like isoform X2, whose amino-acid sequence MFHLQGSQVLQMLEKSLRKSLPESLKVYGTIFHMNQGNPFKLKALVDKWPDFTTVVTRPQEENPQNCQEFLGASSVINWKQHLQIQSTQSSLNEVIQNLAAANLVKVNQQQGIVYTMPERARKLLPSLLEAKNLPLESGRAKTINQEMFKLSSLDVTHAALVNKFWYFGGNERSQRFIERCIQTFPTFCLLGPEGTLVSWSLMDQTGEIRMGGTVPEHRARGLVSYLMDIHIRALDKLDYPTYYHTFTSNKPVQKMSHSLGHICMPCDWNQWHCVPL is encoded by the exons ATGTTCCACTTACAAGGCTCACAAGTGCTGCAGATGCTAGAGAAATCCTTAAGGAAGAGCCTGCCAGAGTCCTTAAAG GTTTATGGGACCATCTTTCACATGAACCAGGGAAACCCATTCAAGCTAAAGGCCCTGGTAGACAAGTGGCCTGATTTTACAACAGTGGTTACCCGCCCTCAGGAAGAG AATCCCCAAAACTGTCAAGAATTCCTTGGTGCATCAAGTGTCATCAACTGGAAACAACATTTGCAGATCCAAA GTACCCAGTCCAGCCTGAACGAAGTGATACAGAACCTTGCAGCTGCTAACCTGGTCAAGGTCAACCAACAACAAGGCATTGTGTATACAATGCCCGAGAGAGCACGTAAACTGCTCCCTTCTTTGCTGGAGGCAAAGAACTTACCTCTTGAATCTGGCAGAGCCAAGACCAT CAACCAAGAGATGTTTAAACTCTCCTCCCTGGATGTTACCCACGCTGCCTTGGTGAATAAATTCTGGTATTTCGGGGGCAACGAGAGGAGCCAGAGATTCATCGAACGCTGCATCCAAACCTTCCCCACCTTCTGCCTGCTGGGGCCCGAGGGGACCCTTGTGTCCTGGAGCCTGATGGACCAGACAGGCGAGATACGGATGGGGGGTACTGTGCCTGAGCACCGGGCCAGGGGTCTCGTCTCCTATCTCATGGATATTCATATCCGTGCTCTGGACAAACTTGACTATCCTACCTATTACCATACGTTTACAAGCAACAAACCCGTACAGAAAATGAGTCACAGCCTGGGTCATATCTGCATGCCCTGTGACTGGAACCAGTGGCACTGCGTGCCTCTGTGA
- the LOC483462 gene encoding glycine N-phenylacetyltransferase-like isoform X1: MFHLQGSQVLQMLEKSLRKSLPESLKVYGTIFHMNQGNPFKLKALVDKWPDFTTVVTRPQEEEMADDFDHYTNTYQIYSKNPQNCQEFLGASSVINWKQHLQIQSTQSSLNEVIQNLAAANLVKVNQQQGIVYTMPERARKLLPSLLEAKNLPLESGRAKTINQEMFKLSSLDVTHAALVNKFWYFGGNERSQRFIERCIQTFPTFCLLGPEGTLVSWSLMDQTGEIRMGGTVPEHRARGLVSYLMDIHIRALDKLDYPTYYHTFTSNKPVQKMSHSLGHICMPCDWNQWHCVPL; encoded by the exons ATGTTCCACTTACAAGGCTCACAAGTGCTGCAGATGCTAGAGAAATCCTTAAGGAAGAGCCTGCCAGAGTCCTTAAAG GTTTATGGGACCATCTTTCACATGAACCAGGGAAACCCATTCAAGCTAAAGGCCCTGGTAGACAAGTGGCCTGATTTTACAACAGTGGTTACCCGCCCTCAGGAAGAG GAAATGGCAGATGATTTTGATCACTATACCAATACCTACCAAATCTATTCTAAGAATCCCCAAAACTGTCAAGAATTCCTTGGTGCATCAAGTGTCATCAACTGGAAACAACATTTGCAGATCCAAA GTACCCAGTCCAGCCTGAACGAAGTGATACAGAACCTTGCAGCTGCTAACCTGGTCAAGGTCAACCAACAACAAGGCATTGTGTATACAATGCCCGAGAGAGCACGTAAACTGCTCCCTTCTTTGCTGGAGGCAAAGAACTTACCTCTTGAATCTGGCAGAGCCAAGACCAT CAACCAAGAGATGTTTAAACTCTCCTCCCTGGATGTTACCCACGCTGCCTTGGTGAATAAATTCTGGTATTTCGGGGGCAACGAGAGGAGCCAGAGATTCATCGAACGCTGCATCCAAACCTTCCCCACCTTCTGCCTGCTGGGGCCCGAGGGGACCCTTGTGTCCTGGAGCCTGATGGACCAGACAGGCGAGATACGGATGGGGGGTACTGTGCCTGAGCACCGGGCCAGGGGTCTCGTCTCCTATCTCATGGATATTCATATCCGTGCTCTGGACAAACTTGACTATCCTACCTATTACCATACGTTTACAAGCAACAAACCCGTACAGAAAATGAGTCACAGCCTGGGTCATATCTGCATGCCCTGTGACTGGAACCAGTGGCACTGCGTGCCTCTGTGA